One genomic segment of Dehalogenimonas alkenigignens includes these proteins:
- the rd gene encoding rubredoxin: protein MTKYRCTICNYIYDPAKGDIDGGVKPGTPFDDLPDSWVCPVCGATKDMFVKL from the coding sequence ATGACCAAATACCGGTGCACCATCTGCAATTATATCTACGATCCCGCGAAAGGCGATATTGACGGCGGCGTCAAGCCCGGCACCCCTTTTGATGATTTGCCGGACTCGTGGGTATGCCCGGTTTGCGGAGCTACCAAAGACATGTTCGTTAAGTTATGA
- a CDS encoding acetate--CoA ligase family protein, with protein MAVIGASRREGSIGHKIFTNLLDSSFRGPVIPVNPKADAISGVKTYSSVLDIPEPVDLAVIVVPAETVLPMVEGCGRKGVKAVIVISAGFAESGVEGIELQEKLTLICRHYGMKLVGPNCMGVMNTDPSVNLNATFSHVFPPQGKIAMATDSGALGLVILEYASNLGIGLSNFASVGNRADVSSNDLLEYWRDDPGTSAIMLYLEAFGNPKNFIRLARSISPNKPIIALKSGRSSAGSRAAASHTGALATVDVAVDALFAQGGILRVDNLERLFDVADILSRQPIPRGSRVAVLTNGGGPGALTADACAAAGLELPSLAEKTLQGLKALLPARASLGNPIDITDVGAPEYQGALRLLAADNNIDAVIVIFIPPVFACPEDVAAVIREMEPEFRRRGKPLLASFMGKRGCVPGTIMPPGAAGVPSFSFPEAAVYALARARDYGLIRNQPAGRLVNLPGIDRGKARRIVESAGDGWLPAKSVFALLTAYGIKSMALRFAEDLDAAIGAAEDIGYPVALKLDSATIVHKTEVGGVALDIGSSEELRAAYHRMLGRLAAVGRAAEVRGVTVQKMAGEGVELIAGITRDETFGPLILFGLGGIYTELFEDRTLRIQPLTDKDAQEMVRSVRAFKLLEGFRGEPPADVPAVEELLLRLSAMAEDLPRIKELDLNPIRAFTAGKSYTVVDARILIE; from the coding sequence GTGGCGGTCATCGGCGCCTCTCGGAGAGAGGGCTCAATCGGGCATAAAATTTTTACCAATTTGCTGGACTCCTCGTTCCGAGGACCGGTCATTCCTGTCAACCCCAAAGCTGATGCCATTTCTGGGGTCAAGACATATTCTTCGGTCTTGGACATACCGGAGCCGGTCGATCTGGCGGTGATTGTCGTTCCGGCCGAGACGGTGTTGCCGATGGTAGAAGGGTGCGGGCGAAAAGGTGTTAAAGCGGTCATCGTCATTTCCGCCGGTTTTGCTGAGAGCGGCGTCGAAGGCATCGAACTCCAGGAGAAACTCACTTTAATCTGCCGGCATTACGGGATGAAGCTGGTCGGACCTAATTGCATGGGCGTGATGAACACCGACCCATCGGTGAATTTGAACGCTACCTTCAGCCATGTCTTCCCGCCTCAAGGTAAAATCGCCATGGCAACCGACAGCGGCGCCCTGGGCTTAGTAATATTGGAATACGCGTCCAATCTTGGCATCGGGCTTTCCAACTTCGCCAGCGTCGGCAACCGGGCAGATGTTTCTTCCAACGATCTCCTTGAATACTGGCGTGATGACCCCGGCACGTCGGCGATCATGCTCTATCTCGAAGCTTTCGGCAATCCAAAAAATTTTATCCGCCTTGCCCGGTCGATCTCGCCGAACAAACCAATAATCGCATTGAAATCCGGTCGCTCATCAGCCGGCTCCCGGGCCGCTGCCTCTCATACCGGCGCTTTGGCCACGGTTGATGTGGCCGTCGACGCGCTGTTCGCCCAGGGGGGGATTCTGAGAGTTGACAACCTGGAGCGTCTTTTCGACGTCGCCGATATCCTGTCCCGGCAGCCGATACCCCGAGGCTCCAGAGTAGCGGTATTGACTAACGGCGGAGGTCCAGGCGCGTTAACCGCCGATGCCTGCGCCGCAGCTGGCCTGGAACTGCCCTCTCTTGCCGAAAAAACACTCCAAGGGCTTAAGGCGCTTTTACCGGCACGCGCCTCGTTAGGCAACCCGATCGATATCACCGATGTCGGCGCGCCGGAATATCAGGGCGCCTTGCGCCTGCTGGCTGCAGATAACAATATCGACGCTGTCATTGTTATTTTCATCCCGCCGGTTTTCGCTTGTCCGGAGGACGTGGCGGCGGTCATCCGGGAGATGGAGCCTGAGTTCCGGCGGCGCGGCAAGCCGCTCCTGGCCTCTTTCATGGGTAAGCGCGGCTGTGTACCAGGCACTATTATGCCGCCTGGAGCGGCCGGCGTGCCGTCCTTTTCTTTCCCTGAGGCGGCAGTCTACGCCCTGGCCAGGGCGCGGGACTATGGCCTGATAAGGAATCAACCTGCTGGCAGGTTGGTTAATTTGCCAGGTATCGACCGCGGCAAAGCGAGGCGCATCGTCGAATCAGCCGGAGATGGCTGGCTGCCGGCAAAATCCGTGTTTGCCTTACTGACAGCTTACGGCATCAAGTCAATGGCGTTACGGTTCGCTGAAGACCTTGATGCGGCCATCGGCGCGGCCGAGGACATCGGCTACCCGGTAGCGTTGAAACTGGACTCGGCGACGATCGTCCATAAAACCGAGGTCGGAGGGGTGGCTTTAGACATCGGCTCGTCGGAAGAGTTGAGGGCAGCCTATCACCGTATGTTGGGCCGGCTGGCAGCCGTCGGCCGCGCTGCCGAGGTACGAGGCGTAACCGTCCAGAAAATGGCCGGCGAAGGTGTGGAACTCATCGCCGGGATTACTCGCGATGAGACTTTCGGACCGCTTATCCTCTTTGGCCTGGGCGGCATATATACCGAGTTATTCGAGGACCGTACTCTCCGGATCCAACCATTGACCGATAAAGACGCGCAGGAGATGGTGCGTTCGGTCAGGGCATTCAAGCTGCTTGAGGGCTTCCGCGGCGAGCCGCCAGCCGACGTCCCGGCTGTCGAGGAACTGCTGCTGCGGCTTTCGGCCATGGCGGAGGATTTACCCAGGATCAAGGAACTCGATCTCAATCCCATCAGGGCATTCACTGCGGGGAAGAGCTATACGGTTGTTGACGCGCGCATCCTAATAGAATGA
- a CDS encoding thiamine pyrophosphate-dependent enzyme, with product MKTGPRVELDDYASASNSAWCPGCGNFGILRSLDKALVDLEMPPHQVLLVSGIGQAGKLPHYTRANVLNGLHGRPLPAATAAKLANRGLAVIAISGDGDGYGEGGNHFIHAMNRNSNLTYLVHNNQVYGLTKGQASPTTDLGFTTKLNPDGAWTALRPLALAVACDCSFVGRGFAGDIDHLAGLIAQAVKHEGFALIEILQPCISFNKKNTFQWYRERIYKVDQDGKYDPGNRAAAFEKASEWGDRIPIGVIYRHERPVFEDYVGISGHELLVKQPIDPSSVGQLFDDFT from the coding sequence GTGAAAACGGGACCAAGAGTCGAGCTTGATGATTATGCCTCCGCGTCTAACAGCGCCTGGTGTCCCGGATGCGGCAATTTTGGTATTTTACGCTCGCTGGATAAAGCGCTGGTTGATTTGGAGATGCCGCCCCACCAGGTGCTGCTGGTGTCCGGGATAGGTCAAGCCGGTAAACTTCCGCATTATACCAGGGCCAATGTTTTGAATGGGCTTCACGGCCGCCCGCTGCCTGCCGCAACGGCGGCCAAGCTGGCGAACCGCGGATTAGCTGTTATTGCCATTTCCGGTGACGGTGACGGGTACGGGGAGGGCGGCAATCACTTCATCCACGCTATGAACCGGAACTCCAATCTGACCTACCTGGTTCACAACAATCAGGTGTATGGGTTGACCAAAGGGCAAGCTTCGCCAACGACTGATTTGGGTTTCACCACGAAGCTCAATCCGGATGGCGCCTGGACCGCGTTGAGACCGCTGGCACTTGCAGTGGCTTGTGATTGTTCGTTTGTTGGCCGGGGCTTTGCCGGGGATATTGATCACCTTGCGGGTCTGATAGCCCAGGCGGTAAAACATGAAGGATTCGCGCTGATTGAAATCCTGCAGCCCTGTATAAGTTTCAACAAAAAGAATACCTTTCAATGGTACCGGGAGCGCATCTATAAAGTTGACCAGGATGGGAAATATGACCCGGGCAACCGGGCGGCGGCATTTGAAAAGGCTTCGGAATGGGGTGACCGGATCCCTATCGGCGTCATTTACCGTCACGAACGCCCGGTTTTCGAGGATTACGTCGGTATCAGCGGGCATGAACTCCTGGTGAAACAACCCATCGACCCATCATCCGTTGGCCAGTTATTTGATGATTTTACTTGA
- a CDS encoding 2-oxoacid:acceptor oxidoreductase subunit alpha, with the protein MVDLNIMVGGEAGQGVQSVGSVLAKTLLRGGYEIFADQDFESRIRGGHSFSRVRVSRRPVAAALAPIDILVALNEDTIKLHEKKVPNQGIIVSEISKTGVPENSAQPMLDIPFEKIAVSVSGNILMTNTVAAGGILGLLDYDFGLFETVLRGEYGRKGEKVVQANVDAGRAGYGFAQQHRPKGFKLRLKPSGPSGKMLISGHEALALGVLAAGCKFVAGYPMTPTTSILEFLADRGREFGLHVVQAEDEISAANMAVGAAYAGVRSMTATSGGGFCLMTETLSLAGMTETPLVVVLGQRSGPAIGLPTRTEQGDLLFALHAGHGEFPRAILAPGNAEEAFWAAVKAFNLAEAFQTPVIILTDHDLGNSYYTMKKPDLAKVVIDRGTVLSDAEAAEAVEYRRYAYTRTGISPRAFPGQGRALVVADSDEHNEEGHIIEDGKTRRKMMDKRMRKNGGLSRRIAGPAVIRRQNPVYNLICWGSTYGAVAEAARLLEQRGIKAQVTHLKELWPFPVRAFARTLAGGVKNIVVEANFTGQLENLIRAETGVSADGHVRKYDGRPFTANEIVAALEGGA; encoded by the coding sequence GTGGTTGATTTGAATATCATGGTTGGAGGGGAAGCCGGTCAAGGCGTCCAATCCGTAGGCAGTGTGTTGGCTAAAACGCTGCTGCGCGGCGGGTACGAGATTTTTGCCGATCAGGATTTTGAGTCCAGAATCCGCGGGGGACATTCCTTTTCCCGCGTACGGGTCAGCCGACGGCCTGTTGCGGCAGCCTTGGCTCCAATTGATATCCTGGTGGCATTAAACGAGGATACCATCAAGCTCCATGAAAAAAAAGTTCCCAACCAGGGTATTATTGTCAGTGAAATTTCGAAAACCGGTGTTCCAGAGAACTCTGCCCAGCCTATGCTTGACATCCCTTTTGAAAAAATTGCAGTCAGTGTCTCCGGCAATATCCTGATGACCAATACCGTCGCCGCGGGCGGCATCTTGGGCTTATTGGACTATGATTTCGGCCTTTTTGAAACAGTGTTGCGAGGGGAATACGGACGCAAAGGTGAAAAGGTTGTTCAGGCTAATGTGGATGCCGGGCGAGCTGGTTATGGTTTTGCTCAACAGCATCGCCCGAAAGGATTCAAGCTTCGTCTCAAACCAAGCGGGCCATCAGGAAAGATGCTAATTTCTGGTCATGAAGCCCTGGCGCTCGGCGTCCTGGCGGCGGGCTGTAAATTCGTTGCCGGGTACCCGATGACGCCGACTACCTCAATTTTGGAGTTTTTAGCCGACAGGGGACGTGAATTTGGCCTCCATGTTGTCCAGGCTGAAGATGAGATTTCAGCGGCAAATATGGCAGTCGGGGCGGCTTATGCTGGCGTCAGGTCGATGACAGCAACCTCCGGAGGCGGCTTTTGCCTGATGACTGAAACCCTGTCATTAGCCGGTATGACTGAGACACCCCTGGTCGTTGTTTTGGGGCAGCGTTCGGGTCCGGCTATCGGGCTGCCAACTCGAACCGAGCAGGGGGACCTGCTTTTTGCCCTGCATGCCGGTCACGGCGAATTCCCCCGAGCCATACTTGCTCCGGGCAATGCCGAAGAAGCTTTTTGGGCGGCGGTCAAGGCGTTTAATTTGGCCGAGGCGTTTCAGACGCCGGTCATCATCCTGACCGACCATGATCTGGGCAACTCTTATTACACAATGAAAAAACCCGATCTGGCGAAGGTGGTCATCGACCGGGGAACGGTCTTGTCTGACGCCGAGGCGGCCGAAGCGGTTGAATATAGGCGTTACGCTTATACCAGAACCGGAATCTCGCCGCGGGCTTTTCCAGGTCAGGGCAGAGCCTTGGTGGTAGCCGATTCCGACGAACACAATGAAGAGGGTCACATTATCGAAGACGGGAAGACACGCCGAAAGATGATGGACAAACGAATGCGTAAAAACGGCGGGCTTTCCCGCCGGATCGCCGGACCGGCTGTCATCCGTCGTCAGAACCCTGTTTACAACCTGATCTGCTGGGGGTCAACCTATGGTGCGGTCGCCGAGGCGGCTCGATTGTTGGAACAACGGGGCATCAAGGCGCAAGTAACCCACCTGAAAGAACTCTGGCCTTTCCCTGTCAGGGCTTTCGCCCGGACTCTGGCCGGAGGGGTCAAGAACATCGTCGTCGAGGCGAATTTTACCGGGCAGCTCGAAAATCTCATCCGTGCCGAGACCGGTGTTTCAGCTGACGGCCATGTTCGAAAGTACGACGGACGGCCCTTCACTGCAAATGAAATCGTTGCTGCTTTAGAAGGGGGGGCTTAG